A window of Zingiber officinale cultivar Zhangliang chromosome 5A, Zo_v1.1, whole genome shotgun sequence contains these coding sequences:
- the LOC121979533 gene encoding probable methionine--tRNA ligase produces MYCGVAQSGNSKKQHNKPSGSTKTKSAETEISVSRLDIPVGLIKKVQKHPDADSLYVEEIDVGEESPRTVVSGLVKYIPLEEMQNRKVCVLCNLKPATMRGIKSQAMVLAASNDDHTKVELVDPPSSAKVGERVTFLGYSGEPNSVLNAKSKVWEKLQVDLQSNKEWLPVIRMCLSQHLLVFVKFRLSQMEP; encoded by the exons ATGTACTGCGGGGTGGCGCAGTCGG GAAATTCTAAGAAACAACATAACAAGCCTTCTGGCAGTACAAAAACGAAGTCTGCTGAAACAGAAATTTCTGTCTCAAGACTTGACATACCTGTTGGCCTCATCAAAAAAGTTCAGAAGCACCCAGATGCAGATTCACTCTATGTTGAAGAAATTGATGTCGGTGAAGAATCCCCTCGAACAGTTGTTAGTGGCCTCGTGAAATATATTCCTCTTGAGGAAATGCAG AATCGGAAGGTTTGTGTCCTTTGTAACTTGAAGCCTGCAACCATGAGGGGCATTAAGTCACAAGCAATGGTCTTGGCTGCATCAAACGATGACCACACAAAG GTTGAGTTAGTTGATCCACCATCATCAGCCAAGGTTGGTGAACGAGTGACCTTTCTGGGATACTCAGGCGAACCAAACAGCGTCTTAAACGCCAAGAGCAAAGTTTGGGAGAAGCTGCAGGTTGATCTGCAGTCTAATAAAGAGTGGTTGCCTGTTATAAGGATGTGCCTTTCACAACATCTGCTGGTGTTTGTAAAGTTTCGTCTATCACAAATGGAGCCATAA